One genomic window of Numida meleagris isolate 19003 breed g44 Domestic line chromosome 1, NumMel1.0, whole genome shotgun sequence includes the following:
- the PKDREJ gene encoding polycystic kidney disease and receptor for egg jelly-related protein produces MPTLLFLLQLLTFSQQALQASSLRMKAPPLMVTCLGPHGHGSKWRNSKEWLSCLGNGTMKLRYQPAPGARVEAERKERQPPSPPHCFWYLNSVWVKNTSLWSGQLTLQTGLSLGSALWPMASNLITVQCSSASCAAPECLYHNLNIKMSARWGTQNSSHTYNDRIRSTACFFHCSAFPLDPEEQQGFVAKVNSSQSGLKPALLRVNNNASKPTEPSVVHQEAACKLNSVTIQKPPLHTSVIRQKKGTTFYLYARVLVDCNLRLSIKPQWIFYAVKDMNTNPDWNKPLNISSMHGVQAVQLTVPSWTLDYGMYQVYFTATVYVLGTRRYFSKTDRVFLEIERTNLVANIAGGIFRTVGFFDNWTLDGSMSYDPDSPERLKGITFTWYCTKKVSDYENMRISAGSKCHPAQRDLKWLTSSGAVQVVAPKSLPGNTVYHFRLVIQKDRRKSYADQSISVQSGFSPLLDVACLENCGSAVIPTERFTLSGKCLNCRTSSQPVYHWSLWLENSTEISFDWSSRTSTGRSGAYLSIHALTFTNTADQSYILLLKVTTWGGRSSLYRYAFKVNSPPRAGKCSISPHWGTAFLTKFVVQCSGFSDSNLPLTYKVIVASDVSKTAKINSVEENTFGIILYFGYQPRMPPSFLPVGVPSQRYTLTLYVQVCDSLGAFTQLSLHVRARNPVKSRPLAVVFHELLASVSGLSAPMTAYLQTGDYFNAGYLAYLAASVLNYIKAAPTLQIPKAQLRENLIKTALNISVESTMEINQVVASLFQVTEQPEEVNIRSQEIAITKLTEVTGVLKTQRNESHWSEQTEIQTSGILRCLSNILRAALLRRRNVNVSAVTQVFSIMENLTEIVFQGKVPGEEDTIMETKSWKITLMKDENWDIANAFSTTKTCKNCFYPTLKNGNYSRLSYDAVISTALFEFDENPFPWLGYTSEIATAILGFKMAETKANGDLLGILPDEANILIARKDTESSTFQLAMGPDKTQTYTTGGFSLEVNRDTKIIYIQILTKLEVAFQVLVFTGTNVTQNFPIASFDAFHNTTTVASKTKTVNEECNVKTPYIICLPESVLKVAAQGSGAQSQNISVVLLTPYITRYPNTRLVSIHTFSDHCLFLGGVQNQWREDMCRLGSLTNWQRVHCVCNVKRSHRSLSVLTASNTSSFDIRFLAAKVIVTPNTVDLKRNLIADIPKNPVTLLTVLFIFSAYFLLSLWAMRKDRAEMVSKDKIIVLPDNDPFDKVSFLITLYTGSRWGAGTNADVFLQLIGQNGTSDIHCLQHPQLPAFRQGSTDCFLLTTKEDLGDICAFRVWHNNKGPSPGWFLSRAKIEHVSSRKTWFFMCRKWLALDKGDRLLERTFSVTNPKAPLSRKDYFLIDLANGLKEGHLWLSVFAQVLTGTYSRLQRLSSCLTILLLNLFVNIMFFNADKNEESPVHLRYLRSIVIGIECALITIPVEMIIMGLFKYSQKNPKRSLSLLPGNLKNWREHLQIWKLSETSAQSGNISSLENIPGHSNSQGPMHYRKTRSQGAPQNSSNFPISERGANTTGDEEKTEKNSPPKVKAWQRRLPSNSNFSNNYTKEAGNLQKESKLLSVTSVPFRKRPPIVFCWWCVYLSWALVIVVSGVSSFFIVLYGLSYGYQTSLEWLLASATSFIQNVFFVSIIKIICYSALNTVRPKYCENIPWFTQDLYSEIKPEKEAMNEEEMREKHFKLAQIRDTKQYKPLEDGEVAKMLEMAKIKVKAFIFIKDVIGHLVVLAVVLYFAYSTENTNSFHYNQFIHNQFSPRLSAVVKLEQIYMWVNDTFLPLIHNDVQPTFLTDSSSKIIGLPRMRQVRAKGTEKKCFHPHSFVNRFVISKSHCLHKYGRDIEEKGDYSGTWTKVANRSFSRDTSSCHGFTYQPNRTPWTYYSYGDLHTYGPGGYTFYFFPEEGRHNSTTRLDMLQENNWLDEKTWAVIIELTTFNSDGHLFCSISVIFELSYFGIIKPSLSVHSFALPIFHQQTKGQQLFFVTVVAFLFIYIAEGLYSILQGKKYTKSISSTINFILKSVFFLFVPLKVVKFKMGADIIDFFLLYPNNFIPFHAVSHLDQNLRIIFGFLAFLAVLKTLKYSQLFYEVRLAQRSILAALPGISSMALVVVVYFFIFMAFGYLVFGQHEWNYNNMIHSAQTIFSYCVSAFRNTAFSSNRLLGVFFLSSFLMVMTCVLINLFQAVIMSAYGDRKQLVCEEPSDELRVVAFVLQRMKKMLCFLIYRRAKRSDPNLCHSVHNGQAEKRHQ; encoded by the coding sequence ATGCCTAcgctcctttttctcctccagctgctcacGTTTTCACAGCAAGCCCTGCAAGCCTCCTCTCTGCGTATGAAGGCACCACCCCTGATGGTCACCTGTCTTGGACCTCATGGACATGGCTCCAAATGGCGCAACAGCAAGGAATGGCTCTCCTGCCTGGGGAATGGCACTATGAAACTGCGTTACCAGCCAGCCCCAGGAGCAAGAGtggaggcagagaggaaagagaggCAGCCACCCTCCCCCCCACACTGCTTCTGGTATCTGAATTCAGTTTGGGTGAAGAACACCTCTCTCTGGTCGGGGCAACTCACGCTCCAGACAGGCCTCTCACTGGGAAGCGCTCTTTGGCCCATGGCCTCCAATCTCATTACAGTTCAATGTTCATCTGCCTCATGCGCTGCGCCTGAGTGCCTTTATCACAACTTGAACATCAAGATGTCAGCAAGGTGGGGTACCCAGAATAGCTCACACACATACAATGATCGCATAAGAAGCACTGCGTGTTTTTTCCATTGCTCTGCTTTCCCCTTGGATCCAGAGGAACAACAAGGATTTGTGGCAAAAGTGAACAGCAGCCAAAGTGGACTTAAACCAGCTCTCCTAAGAGTCAATAATAATGCTTCAAAACCAACAGAACCATCAGTGGTTCACCAGGAAGCAGCCTGCAAATTAAACTCGGTTACAATTCAAAAACCTCCTCTTCACACCTCTGTCATACGTCAGAAAAAGGGAACAACTTTCTACCTGTATGCCAGAGTGCTAGTAGACTGCAATCTCCGCTTGTCCATAAAGCCTCAATGGATATTCTATGCTGTTAAGGACATGAATACTAATCCAGACTGGAATAAACCTTTAAATATATCATCAATGCATGGTGTACAAGCAGTACAGTTAACCGTTCCCAGTTGGACTTTGGATTATGGAATGTATCAGGTCTATTTTACTGCTACAGTGTACGTGCTTGGGACCAGAAGATACTTCAGTAAGACAGACAGAGTTTTTCTTGAGATAGAGAGAACTAATCTTGTGGCAAATATTGCAGGAGGCATCTTCCGgacagtgggtttttttgataATTGGACTCTTGATGGCTCTATGTCCTATGACCCTGATTCACCAGAACGACTAAAGGGAATCACATTTACTTGGTACTGCACAAAAAAGGTATCAGACTATGAAAACATGAGAATCAGTGCAGGAAGTAAATGTCATCCAGCCCAGAGGGATTTGAAGTGGCTGACATCTTCAGGAGCTGTTCAAGTGGTAGCACCAAAATCCCTCCCAGGAAACACTGTGTACCACTTTCGTTTAGTCATTCAAAAGGATAGAAGAAAGAGTTATGCTGACCAAAGCATAAGTGTGCAGTCTGGCTTCTCACCTCTTCTGGATGTGGCATGCCTTGAAAACTGTGGCAGTGCTGTCATTCCAACAGAGAGGTTTACATTGTCAGGCAAATGCCTCAACTGTCGAACAAGCAGCCAGCCAGTCTACCACTGGTCACTTTGGTTGGAAAATTCCACAGAAATTAGCTTTGATTGGTCTTCCAGAACATCAACAGGCAGGTCTGGTGCTTACCTTTCTATACATGCTCTGACTTTTACAAATACTGCAGATCAGTCATACATACTTCTACTGAAAGTGACTACCTGGGGCGGTAGGTCATCACTTTACAGATATGCCTTTAAAGTAAATTCTCCACCCAGGGCTGGAAAGTGTAGCATCAGCCCACACTGGGGTACAGCTTTTCTGACAAAATTTGTTGTCCAGTGCAGTGGATTTTCTGACAGCAATTTACCTCTGACGTACAAAGTAATAGTAGCTTCCGATGTATCCAAAACTGCCAAAATTAACTCAGTGGAGGAAAACACTTTTGGCATAATTCTGTACTTTGGCTATCAGCCTAGAATGCCTCCATCTTTTCTCCCAGTTGGTGTACCCTCTCAGAGGTATACTTTGACACTGTATGTTCAAGTGTGTGATTCTCTGGGGGCATTTACCCAACTGAGTCTACATGTCAGAGCACGGAACCCAGTGAAAAGTCGACCACTAGCTGTTGTGTTTCATGAACTGCTTGCCTCAGTGAGTGGTTTAAGTGCACCCATGACAGCTTATCTCCAGACTGGAGACTATTTTAATGCAGGTTATTTGGCTTATCTTGCAGCCTCTGTCCTAAACTATATCAAAGCTGCACCAACTCTCCAGATACCCAAGGCTCAGTTGAGGGAAAACCTGATTAAAACAGCCCTGAATATTTCTGTTGAGAGCACAATGGAAATTAACCAAGTAGTAGCCTCACTTTTTCAAGTCACAGAGCAGCCTGAGGAAGTGAACATTCGATCACAAGAGATTGCCATTACAAAACTGACTGAAGTAACTGGAGTGTTGAAAACACAGAGGAATGAGAGCCACTGGtctgaacaaacagaaattcagacCAGTGGAATACTAAGATGCTTGTCCAACATCCTGAGAGCTGCTCTTCTGCGCCGCAGGAATGTCAATGTTAGTGCAGTCACACAAGTCTTCTCCATCATGGAAAACTTAACGGAGATTGTTTTCCAGGGCAAAGTCCCTGGGGAGGAAGACACTAtcatggaaacaaaaagctggaaaatcaCTTTGATGAAGGACGAAAACTGGGATATTGCAAATGCTTTCTCTACCACAAAAACCTGCAAGAATTGTTTCTATCCAACtctgaaaaatggaaactaTTCAAGACTGTCTTATGATGCTGTCATTTCCACTGCCCTGTTTGAGTTTGATGAAAACCCTTTCCCTTGGTTGGGTTATACTTCAGAAATTGCAACAGCCATCTTGGGCTTCAAAATGGCTGAGACCAAGGCTAATGGGGATCTGCTAGGGATTCTGCCTGATGAAGCAAACATTCTTATTGCTAGGAAAGATACTGAGTCATCAACATTTCAGTTAGCAATGGGACCTGATAAAACACAAACCTACACAACTGGAGGATTTAGTCTTGAAGTGAACAGAGATACCAAGATCATATACATCCAGATCCTGACAAAATTAGAAGTGGCATTCCAGGTGCTAGTATTTACAGGCACTAATGTTACTCAGAATTTTCCCATAGCCTCTTTTGATGCTTTTCACAACACGACAACGGTTGCAAGCAAAACCAAGACAGTTAATGAAGAATGTAACGTCAAGACTCCTTACATTATCTGTCTCCCAGAGTCAGTGCTGAAAGTCGCAGCTCAAGGAAGTGGTGCCCAAAGTCAGAACATTTCCGTTGTCTTGCTGACACCCTACATCACAAGGTATCCAAACACAAGACTGGTGAGCATACACACTTTTAGTGATCACTGCTTATTTCTGGGGGGAGTTCAAAATCAGTGGAGGGAAGACATGTGCAGACTTGGTTCCCTGACCAACTGGCAACGGGTACACTGTGTCTGCAATGTGAAGCGGAGTCACAGAAGTCTGTCAGTCCTCACTGCCTCAAATACATCCTCATTTGACATCAGGTTCCTGGCAGCCAAAGTCATTGTTACCCCTAACACAGTAGATCTTAAAAGAAACCTAATTGCAGACATCCCTAAGAACCCCGTGACTCTTTTAACAgtgctcttcattttttcagccTACTTTCTTTTGTCCCTGTGGGCCATGCGAAAAGACAGGGCTGAGATGGTcagcaaagacaaaattatAGTTCTGCCTGACAATGACCCCTTTGATAAAGTCAGCTTTTTGATCACCTTGTACACTGGCAGTCGCTGGGGAGCTGGAACCAACgcagatgtttttcttcagctcatTGGTCAAAATGGCACAAGTGATATCCATTGCTtacagcatccacagcttcctgCTTTCCGTCAAGGAAGCACAGACTGTTTTCTCTTAACTACGAAAGAAGACCTGGGAGACATCTGTGCCTTCAGGGTCTGGCACAACAACAAAGGCCCATCACCAGGCTGGTTCTTAAGCAGAGCCAAAATTGAACATGTGTCCAGTCGGAAGACTTGGTTCTTTATGTGCAGGAAATGGCTTGCTCTTGACAAGGGAGATCGCTTACTAGAAAGGACATTTTCCGTCACCAACCCAAAAGCACCTCTATCCAGAAAGGACTATTTCTTGATCGATCTGGCCAATGGTCTGAAAGAGGGCCATCTATGGCTCTCTGTTTTTGCTCAGGTTCTCACTGGCACTTACAGCAGGCTCCAAAGGTTATCTTCCTGTTTAacaatattattattaaacCTGTTCGTTAACATTATGTTCTTTAATGCTGACAAGAATGAAGAATCTCCAGTACACTTGAGGTACTTGAGATCAATTGTTATAGGCATTGAATGTGCTTTGATTACAATACCTGTGGAAATGATTATAATGGGCTTATTTAAATATTCGCAGAAGAACCCAAAGAGAAGTCTAAGCCTCCTTCCTGGAAATCTTAAAAACTGGAGAGAACATTTGCAAATATGGAAACTTTCAGAAACATCAGCACAATCTGGTAATATTAGTTCCCTGGAGAACATTCCTGGTCACAGCAATTCACAGGGCCCAATGCATTACAGAAAGACAAGAAGCCAGGGAGCTCCCCAAAACAGCAGTAACTTCCCAATTTCGGAAAGAGGTGCAAATACCACTGGAGatgaggagaaaacagaaaagaattccCCTCCAAAGGTTAAGGCTTGGCAGAGAAGACTACCATCAAATTCCAATTTTAGCAATAACTACACAAAAGAAGCAGGTAActtgcagaaagaaagcaagctacTCAGTGTTACCTCTGTCCCTTTTCGCAAGAGACCACCCATagttttttgttggtggtgtgTCTATCTCTCCTGGGCACTAGTGATAGTTGTAAGTGGGGTATCATCATTTTTCATTGTACTATATGGTTTGTCTTACGGCTATCAGACTTCACTGGAGTGGCTTTTAGCATCGGCAACCTCCTTTATTCAAAATGTATTCTTTGTTTCAATCATAAAAATCATTTGTTACTCAGCTTTGAACACAGTACGTccaaaatactgtgaaaacaTTCCATGGTTTACCCAGGATCTTTATTCTGAGATTAAACCAGAGAAGGAAGCAATGAATGaagaagagatgagagagaAGCATTTTAAACTTGCCCAGATTAGAGACACCAAGCAGTATAAGCCTTTAGAAGATGGTGAAGTTGCAAAGATGCTGGAAATGGCAAAAATTAAAGTCAAGGCCTTCATTTTCATAAAAGATGTTATTGGTCACCTTGTTGTTTTAGCAGTTGTCTTATATTTTGCTTATTCTACTGAGAACACTAACAGTTTCCACTACAACCAATTTATTCACAACCAGTTCTCTCCCAGACTCTCTGCTGTGGTTAAGCTAGAACAGATTTACATGTGGGTGAACGACACGTTCTTGCCTTTGATCCACAATGATGTTCAGCCAACTTTTCTTACTGACAGCTCATCCAAAATCATTGGTTTGCCTAGGATGAGGCAAGTACGGGCTAAAGGtactgagaaaaaatgtttccacCCTCACAGCTTTGTAAATAGATTTGTGATCAGTAAAAGCCACTGCCTTCACAAATATGGCAGGGACATCGAAGAGAAAGGTGACTATTCTGGCACTTGGACAAAAGTTGCCAACCGTTCTTTTTCCAGGGATACCAGCAGTTGCCATGGGTTTACTTACCAACCAAACAGGACTCCCTGGACTTATTACTCATATGGAGATTTGCACACATATGGACCAGGAGGAtacacattttactttttccctgAAGAAGGAAGACATAATTCAACAACAAGGCTGGATATGCTGCAAGAGAACAACTGGCTTGATGAAAAGACATGGGCTGTGATCATTGAACTGACTACATTTAACTCTGATGGACATCTCTTTTGCAGTATCTCAGTCATATTTGAACTTTCTTATTTTGGGATCATAAAACCAAGTTTGTCAGTACACTCTTTTGCACTCCCCATTTTTCACCAGCAAACAAAAGGTCAACAATTGTTTTTTGTAACTGTTGTTGCCTTTCTGTTCATATACATTGCAGAAGGCCTTTACAGCAttctccaaggaaaaaaatacactaaaagTATTTCCAGTACAATCAATTTCATCTTAAAATCAgtattcttcctttttgttcctttaaaagTTGTAAAGTTTAAGATGGGAGCAGATATCATTgattttttcttactttatcCAAAcaatttcattccttttcatGCAGTTTCTCATTTAGATCAGAACTTAAGGattatttttggctttttggCATTTCTTGCAGTTTTGAAAACACTAAAATATTCTCAATTATTTTATGAGGTGCGTCTGGCTCAAAGATCAATCTTGGCAGCCCTTCCTGGAATCTCCTCTATGGCCCTTGTTGTGGTGGTGTACTTCTTTATATTTATGGCTTTTGGCTACCTTGTGTTTGGCCAGCATGAATGGAATTACAATAATATGATTCACTCAGCTCAGACCATATTCTCTTACTGTGTatcagctttcagaaatactgcattttcatCCAACAGGCTgctgggtgtttttttcctctcctccttcctaaTGGTGATGACCTGTGTTTTGATAAACCTCTTCCAAGCTGTTATTATGTCTGCCTATGGAGATAGGAAACAACTTGTCTGTGAAGAACCATCTGATGAATTAAGAGTGGTTGCTTTTGTACTGCAAAGGATGAAAAagatgctgtgttttctgatcTATAGAAGGGCCAAAAGAAGCGACCCCAATCTTTGCCACAGTGTGCACAATGGGCAGGCTGAGAAGAGACATCAGTGA